Proteins encoded in a region of the Myxococcus guangdongensis genome:
- a CDS encoding cytochrome c maturation protein CcmE yields MTPVARNRIFALGALLVAGAGLGFVAFGNIGENLVYYWSPAEMLAQGDKAYTATIRLGGVVQPGSIQWNAEHTTLHFRVANDVTEGAASVLVRSTETPPQMFRDKIGVVVEGTYDASGVFSSNRLMVNHSNEYRAPKEGEDPNKWRETLSDGTTTASATPGAEAR; encoded by the coding sequence ATGACGCCTGTCGCCCGTAATCGGATCTTCGCCCTGGGAGCCCTGCTCGTCGCGGGAGCTGGCCTGGGCTTCGTCGCCTTCGGCAACATCGGCGAGAACCTCGTCTACTACTGGAGCCCGGCGGAGATGCTGGCCCAGGGTGACAAGGCCTACACGGCCACCATCCGCCTGGGCGGCGTGGTGCAGCCGGGCAGCATCCAGTGGAACGCCGAGCACACCACCCTGCACTTCCGCGTCGCCAACGACGTGACGGAGGGCGCGGCCAGCGTGCTGGTGCGCTCCACGGAGACGCCGCCGCAGATGTTCCGCGACAAGATTGGCGTCGTGGTGGAGGGCACCTACGACGCGTCCGGCGTGTTCAGCTCCAACCGGCTGATGGTGAACCACTCGAACGAGTACCGCGCCCCCAAGGAGGGCGAGGACCCGAACAAGTGGCGTGAGACGCTGTCGGACGGCACGACGACGGCGAGCGCGACGCCCGGAGCGGAGGCGCGGTGA
- a CDS encoding tetratricopeptide repeat protein: MQPQPTNWLPGIIVLAVAFVAAAAWLLYMRSRGAIAATPPEPSKDGVLDDLSQRAQSLIDQLRALEADKHNLAPEQYATEKSRLEREAAGALRAKDEHLKRKATTRGESRPRARELPAPTGWSARNPQLSGALWGAGIVLFFGGLGYLLVSEQQTRVDGQEATGRMPPGGAGQQAQQQGGGMGDPQEQELAQARARLESNPGDLDAASMLSHELIRRQQFEEAAQVTAKGLAVDPFHVELRVHRGVLRATKGDLQGAEAELTELVNTWPDAQEALIFLGSLALRRDDKPKALEHFERFSVEVPRNMQPPQLGPAIAQLRADIANVP, translated from the coding sequence ATGCAGCCTCAGCCTACGAACTGGTTGCCCGGAATCATCGTCCTCGCCGTGGCCTTCGTCGCCGCCGCCGCGTGGCTCCTCTACATGCGCAGCCGGGGCGCCATCGCCGCCACCCCGCCCGAGCCGTCCAAGGACGGCGTGCTCGACGATTTGAGCCAGCGCGCCCAGTCCCTCATCGACCAGCTCCGCGCGCTGGAGGCCGACAAGCACAACCTGGCCCCCGAGCAGTACGCCACGGAGAAGTCCCGCCTGGAGCGCGAGGCCGCCGGCGCCCTGCGCGCCAAGGACGAGCACCTCAAGCGCAAGGCCACCACCCGCGGTGAGAGCCGCCCCCGCGCCCGCGAGCTCCCCGCCCCCACCGGCTGGTCCGCGCGCAACCCCCAGCTGTCGGGCGCGCTGTGGGGCGCCGGCATCGTCCTGTTCTTCGGCGGCCTGGGCTACCTGCTCGTCTCCGAGCAGCAGACCCGCGTCGACGGCCAGGAGGCCACCGGCCGCATGCCCCCGGGCGGCGCCGGACAGCAGGCGCAGCAGCAGGGCGGCGGCATGGGTGACCCCCAGGAGCAGGAGCTCGCCCAGGCCCGCGCGCGGCTGGAGTCGAACCCCGGTGACCTGGACGCCGCGTCCATGCTCAGCCACGAGCTCATCCGCCGCCAGCAGTTCGAGGAGGCCGCGCAGGTGACGGCCAAGGGGCTCGCGGTGGACCCGTTCCACGTCGAGCTGCGCGTGCACCGCGGCGTGCTGCGCGCCACCAAGGGCGACCTGCAGGGCGCCGAGGCCGAGCTGACCGAGCTGGTCAACACCTGGCCGGACGCGCAGGAGGCCCTCATCTTCCTGGGCAGCCTGGCCCTGCGCCGCGACGACAAGCCCAAGGCCCTGGAGCACTTCGAGCGATTCTCCGTCGAGGTGCCCCGCAACATGCAGCCGCCCCAGCTGGGACCCGCCATCGCCCAGCTCCGCGCGGACATCGCCAACGTGCCCTGA
- the ccmA gene encoding heme ABC exporter ATP-binding protein CcmA, which yields MPSHSAAPALALHDVSKRYGRRWALARLTYALPAGRSLLLTGHNGSGKTTLLRMLATALSPTAGRVEVLGKDAVVHRDEVRRDVALLSHASFLYEDLTAHQNLTVLARLLGHPSPKDTAEGLLGRVGLGKRSDNPVRGFSAGMRKRLAIARLLLKAPTLALLDEPFGELDPEGIREMEGIIAQLKSDGVTVVLATHLIDQGLSLCEERLHLQDGRAVLA from the coding sequence ATGCCTTCCCACTCCGCCGCTCCCGCGCTCGCGTTGCATGACGTCAGCAAGCGCTATGGACGTCGCTGGGCGCTGGCGCGTTTGACGTACGCGCTCCCCGCCGGGCGCTCGCTGCTGCTCACCGGCCACAACGGCTCCGGCAAGACCACGCTCCTGCGCATGCTCGCCACCGCGCTGAGTCCCACCGCGGGCCGCGTGGAGGTGCTGGGCAAGGACGCCGTCGTCCACCGCGACGAGGTCCGCCGCGACGTGGCGCTCCTGTCCCACGCCAGCTTCCTCTATGAGGACCTCACCGCGCACCAGAACCTCACGGTGCTGGCGCGGCTGTTGGGGCACCCCTCGCCGAAGGACACGGCGGAGGGCCTGCTCGGACGGGTGGGCCTGGGCAAGCGCTCGGACAACCCGGTGCGCGGCTTCAGCGCCGGCATGCGCAAGCGCCTGGCCATCGCCCGGCTGCTCCTGAAGGCCCCCACGCTCGCGCTGCTCGACGAGCCCTTCGGCGAGCTGGACCCCGAAGGCATCCGGGAGATGGAGGGCATCATCGCCCAGCTCAAGTCGGACGGCGTCACGGTGGTGCTGGCCACGCACCTCATCGACCAGGGTCTGTCCCTGTGCGAGGAGCGGCTGCACCTGCAGGACGGACGGGCGGTATTGGCATGA
- a CDS encoding heme exporter protein CcmB: MKLPTSPPRPRPIGLIGATLALLRKDLLIEWRTRARLNAIVFFAMATLLMFSFALGPDTRLLEKNAGGYFWLAILFASVLALGESFRVESENACMDGVRLAPADPRAIYLSKALGNALLLIALGLLLLPVMVALYGVQVVMGVVDLGSVLVLGSLALSAPGTVYAAISSNARARDVLLPLLLFPLVIPALLSAAKATTLVLQGDPMNQLGSWLGLLLGFNLIYWGVGFMLFPRIIED; encoded by the coding sequence ATGAAACTGCCAACAAGCCCCCCGCGTCCCCGGCCCATCGGCCTCATCGGCGCCACGCTGGCGCTGCTGCGCAAGGACCTGCTCATCGAGTGGCGCACGCGCGCGCGCCTCAACGCCATCGTCTTCTTCGCGATGGCCACGCTGCTGATGTTCTCCTTCGCGCTGGGCCCGGACACGCGCCTGTTGGAGAAGAACGCCGGCGGCTACTTCTGGCTGGCCATCCTCTTCGCCAGCGTGCTCGCCCTGGGCGAGTCCTTCCGCGTCGAGTCGGAGAACGCCTGCATGGACGGCGTGCGCCTGGCCCCCGCGGACCCGCGCGCCATCTACCTGTCCAAGGCCCTGGGCAACGCGCTGCTGCTCATCGCGCTGGGCCTCCTGCTCCTGCCCGTCATGGTGGCCCTGTACGGCGTCCAGGTGGTCATGGGTGTGGTGGACCTGGGCAGTGTGCTGGTGCTCGGAAGCCTGGCCCTCAGCGCACCGGGCACTGTCTACGCCGCGATTTCCAGCAATGCCCGGGCAAGGGATGTGCTCCTGCCTCTGCTATTGTTCCCGCTGGTCATCCCTGCCCTGCTGTCCGCGGCCAAGGCGACCACGCTCGTATTGCAGGGAGACCCCATGAATCAGTTGGGCTCATGGCTAGGGCTTTTGCTCGGTTTCAATCTGATTTACTGGGGCGTGGGCTTCATGCTCTTCCCTCGCATCATCGAGGACTGA
- the ccsA gene encoding cytochrome c biogenesis protein CcsA, with the protein MNKLIKWGLPVVGLGVLAAGWWLGLAWAPPDREMGDVQRIMYVHVPLQWMAMLAMFLNFVMAVSHLLKSKPGWKLDSTAESAAEVGLLLGALGMVTGAIWGRPTWGVYWSWDPRLTSEAIMLVTYTGYLVLRRFVEDPDKRATWSAVVAILGAINLPIVWFSVRWWRSLHQVQSSPKTVDPQMVLPLRVSAIGLLLLTIAMLVYRYRIALAERQAEVALPDALPAAGAPDVHNTPKVA; encoded by the coding sequence ATGAACAAGCTCATCAAGTGGGGCCTCCCGGTGGTGGGCCTGGGCGTGCTCGCGGCGGGCTGGTGGTTGGGCCTGGCGTGGGCGCCTCCGGACCGGGAGATGGGTGACGTGCAGCGCATCATGTACGTGCACGTGCCACTCCAGTGGATGGCCATGCTGGCCATGTTCCTGAACTTCGTGATGGCGGTGTCACACCTGCTCAAGTCCAAGCCGGGCTGGAAGCTGGACTCCACGGCGGAGTCGGCGGCCGAGGTGGGCTTGCTGCTGGGCGCGCTGGGCATGGTGACCGGGGCCATCTGGGGCCGCCCGACGTGGGGCGTCTACTGGTCGTGGGACCCGCGCCTGACGTCGGAGGCCATCATGCTGGTGACGTACACCGGCTATCTGGTGCTGCGGCGCTTCGTGGAGGACCCCGACAAGCGCGCGACGTGGAGCGCGGTGGTGGCCATCCTGGGCGCCATCAACCTGCCCATCGTCTGGTTCTCGGTGCGCTGGTGGCGAAGCCTGCACCAGGTGCAGTCGAGCCCGAAGACGGTGGATCCGCAGATGGTGCTGCCGCTGCGCGTGTCGGCCATCGGCCTGCTGCTGCTCACCATCGCCATGCTCGTCTACCGCTACCGCATCGCCCTGGCCGAGCGCCAGGCGGAGGTGGCGCTGCCGGACGCGCTGCCCGCCGCGGGCGCGCCGGATGTCCACAACACCCCGAAGGTGGCCTGA
- a CDS encoding TlpA family protein disulfide reductase, which yields MKRWRYTLGFVVLSLALLTVLYKGFGRNPHEVPFMLTGKPAPDFVLRSLTSNERVSLADLKGRPLVINFWASWCVPCQYEHPVLEWGHREYGSKAVFLGVVFEDSEDNARAFLRRQEAKFPQLIDPRSRMAVSYGVAGVPETYFIDPSGIIRGKHVGPIDPESLTRRIREITTSSPAAEAQRP from the coding sequence ATGAAGCGCTGGCGCTACACGCTGGGCTTCGTCGTCCTCTCCCTGGCGCTGCTGACGGTGCTCTACAAGGGCTTCGGGCGCAACCCGCACGAGGTGCCCTTCATGCTGACGGGCAAGCCCGCGCCGGACTTCGTGCTGCGCTCGCTGACCAGCAACGAGCGGGTGAGCCTGGCGGACCTGAAGGGCCGCCCGTTGGTCATCAACTTCTGGGCGTCCTGGTGTGTGCCGTGCCAGTACGAGCACCCGGTGCTCGAGTGGGGCCATCGCGAGTACGGCTCGAAGGCGGTGTTCCTGGGCGTGGTGTTCGAGGACTCCGAGGACAACGCTCGCGCCTTCCTGCGGCGCCAGGAGGCCAAGTTCCCGCAGCTCATCGACCCGCGCTCGCGCATGGCGGTGAGCTATGGCGTGGCGGGGGTGCCGGAGACGTACTTCATCGACCCGTCGGGCATCATCCGAGGCAAGCACGTGGGGCCCATCGACCCGGAGTCGCTCACCCGCCGCATCCGGGAGATTACGACCAGCTCGCCCGCCGCCGAGGCCCAGCGTCCGTAG
- a CDS encoding zinc ribbon domain-containing protein, translated as MRCPECGESSNARLKYCENCGGKMPESPQGLTGSRPALRTNSTRRATEGPSYAADILDEAEAHSQGAAYVPAGTRDTTEDTDPGQSRPGYDGPKWLASVPAHSQSVVGLAVLSFALALSILPSFDGVGVVGALLAVVGAVLTLARELRLAGEAQGVTKLLPEVLYRPEIPAAFSALLAALSFRMLGIGVMPVLWLLASGLIIHDQWRKVISGPDGVLARWFDLRQLLVMPSVLTLGGVGLALLTLFAPWATLSTLPEVPDAPVPSGPPELRVIGAQKAADDVLYSANAGTITLTGWDLSGAVLVELLLLSVLALLALRPEVSRPAWTRFAPVGVLGVGLLWALLHLKLSPGPFIFVVGLAAMGVQAVRQLRESQEALAPAPAYDDSVDVTQREEDPEPEPEDMYPDDEGNPDDMGPDDEGNPDDMGPDDEEEPKPRGR; from the coding sequence ATGCGGTGCCCGGAGTGCGGTGAGTCCTCGAACGCGCGGCTGAAGTACTGCGAGAACTGCGGCGGCAAGATGCCGGAGAGCCCCCAGGGGCTGACGGGCTCGCGCCCCGCGCTGCGGACGAACTCCACGCGGCGGGCCACGGAGGGGCCGTCCTACGCGGCGGACATCCTCGACGAGGCGGAGGCCCACAGCCAGGGCGCCGCCTACGTGCCCGCGGGCACCCGCGACACCACGGAGGACACGGACCCGGGCCAATCGCGCCCCGGCTACGACGGCCCCAAGTGGCTGGCGAGCGTGCCGGCGCACTCGCAGAGCGTCGTGGGGCTCGCGGTGCTGTCGTTCGCGCTGGCGCTCTCCATCCTCCCCTCCTTCGACGGCGTGGGCGTGGTGGGCGCGCTGCTGGCGGTGGTGGGCGCGGTGCTGACGCTGGCGCGGGAGCTGCGGCTCGCGGGCGAGGCCCAGGGCGTCACGAAGCTCTTGCCGGAGGTGCTCTACCGTCCGGAGATTCCCGCGGCCTTCTCCGCGCTGCTGGCGGCGCTGAGCTTCCGCATGCTGGGGATTGGCGTGATGCCCGTGCTGTGGCTGTTGGCCTCGGGGCTCATCATCCATGACCAGTGGCGCAAGGTGATTTCCGGACCGGATGGCGTGCTCGCGCGGTGGTTCGATTTGCGCCAGCTGCTGGTGATGCCGTCGGTGCTCACGCTCGGCGGCGTGGGGCTGGCGCTGCTGACGCTGTTCGCGCCCTGGGCCACGCTGAGCACGCTGCCGGAGGTGCCGGACGCGCCCGTGCCCTCGGGCCCGCCGGAGCTGCGGGTCATCGGCGCGCAGAAGGCCGCGGACGACGTGCTGTACTCCGCGAACGCCGGCACCATCACGCTGACGGGCTGGGATTTGTCCGGCGCGGTGCTGGTGGAGCTGCTGCTGCTGTCGGTGCTGGCGCTGCTCGCGCTGAGGCCCGAGGTGTCCCGTCCCGCGTGGACGCGCTTCGCGCCGGTGGGTGTGCTGGGCGTGGGGCTGCTCTGGGCGCTGTTGCACCTGAAGCTGTCGCCCGGTCCGTTCATCTTCGTCGTGGGCCTGGCGGCCATGGGCGTGCAGGCCGTGCGTCAGCTGCGGGAGTCGCAGGAGGCGCTGGCCCCGGCGCCCGCGTACGACGACAGCGTCGATGTGACACAGCGCGAGGAGGACCCGGAGCCCGAGCCCGAGGACATGTATCCGGATGACGAGGGAAACCCGGATGACATGGGTCCGGATGACGAGGGAAACCCGGATGACATGGGCCCGGACGACGAGGAGGAGCCCAAGCCGCGTGGCCGTTGA
- a CDS encoding serine hydrolase — protein sequence MKHGWMDAGVAVGLGFLLAVSPAAAASRKDKEAVDRLAARYHALNQFNGSLLVADETGIVLKKGYGQADMEWGIAAGPDTKFRIGSVTKQFTATLILQLVGEGKVGLEDPVTKYLTDYRQDTGSRVTVTHLLNHTSGIPSYTSNPKFGDVARDPFTVAAFVKEHCSGDLQFEPGTKYAYNNSGYFLLGAIIEKVTGKTYAQVLEERIFKPAGMKNTGYDVSATVLPKRAAGYDFKSGQYVNADYLDMGLPYAAGSMYSTVEDLYLWDKALQGTTVLSAELKQKMTTPGLDHYGFGVSMEPFELDDGKTKLAAVSHGGGINGFSSFFVRVPEKKQVVVALSNVGRGASPRPLSAGVLSILNGVAPKPPLKSIADEVSRILATGTAQQALATYKQLKGSKAGAEFFFGPGQLNRVGYDLLRAGRGPEAIEIFKANVEQFPQDGNVHDSLGEAYLAQGDKALAKASYRRSLELDPSNTNAEKALKELDAPEAKKAP from the coding sequence ATGAAGCACGGATGGATGGATGCGGGTGTCGCGGTGGGCCTGGGGTTCTTGTTGGCGGTCTCCCCGGCCGCGGCGGCGAGCCGCAAGGACAAGGAGGCGGTGGATCGGCTGGCCGCGAGGTACCACGCGCTCAACCAGTTCAACGGGAGCCTGCTGGTCGCGGACGAGACGGGCATCGTCCTCAAGAAGGGCTACGGCCAGGCGGACATGGAGTGGGGGATTGCCGCCGGGCCCGACACGAAGTTCCGCATCGGCTCCGTCACCAAGCAGTTCACCGCCACGCTCATCCTGCAGCTGGTGGGTGAGGGCAAGGTGGGGCTCGAGGACCCGGTGACGAAGTACCTGACGGACTACCGTCAGGACACGGGCTCGCGCGTCACGGTGACGCACCTGTTGAACCACACCTCCGGCATCCCCAGCTACACGTCGAACCCGAAGTTCGGCGACGTGGCCAGAGACCCCTTCACCGTCGCCGCGTTCGTGAAGGAGCACTGCTCGGGCGACCTCCAGTTCGAGCCGGGGACGAAGTACGCGTACAACAACTCGGGCTACTTCCTCCTGGGCGCCATCATCGAGAAGGTGACGGGCAAGACGTACGCGCAGGTGCTGGAGGAGCGCATCTTCAAGCCGGCGGGCATGAAGAACACGGGCTACGACGTGAGCGCGACGGTGCTGCCCAAGCGCGCGGCGGGTTACGACTTCAAGTCGGGCCAGTACGTCAACGCGGACTACCTGGACATGGGGCTGCCGTACGCGGCGGGCTCCATGTACTCGACGGTGGAGGACCTGTACCTGTGGGACAAGGCGCTGCAGGGCACCACCGTGTTGTCGGCGGAGCTGAAGCAGAAGATGACGACGCCGGGCCTGGACCATTACGGCTTCGGGGTGTCGATGGAGCCGTTCGAGCTGGATGACGGCAAGACGAAGCTGGCGGCCGTCTCCCACGGGGGCGGCATCAACGGGTTCAGCTCCTTCTTCGTGCGGGTCCCCGAGAAGAAGCAGGTCGTCGTCGCGCTCTCCAACGTGGGGCGCGGCGCGAGCCCCCGGCCGCTGTCCGCCGGCGTGCTGAGCATCCTGAACGGTGTCGCACCGAAGCCGCCGCTCAAGTCCATCGCGGACGAGGTCTCGCGCATCCTGGCCACGGGCACCGCGCAGCAGGCGCTGGCCACGTACAAGCAGCTCAAGGGCAGCAAGGCGGGCGCCGAGTTCTTCTTCGGGCCGGGGCAGCTCAACCGCGTCGGGTATGACCTGCTGCGCGCGGGCCGGGGACCCGAGGCCATCGAAATCTTCAAGGCCAACGTGGAGCAGTTCCCCCAGGACGGGAACGTCCACGACAGCCTGGGCGAGGCGTACCTGGCCCAGGGGGACAAGGCCCTGGCGAAGGCGAGCTATCGCCGCTCGCTGGAGCTGGACCCGTCCAACACGAACGCGGAGAAGGCGCTCAAGGAGCTGGACGCACCCGAGGCGAAGAAGGCTCCCTGA
- a CDS encoding heme lyase CcmF/NrfE family subunit codes for MNGSLGYGLVLGGLAFATFGALVGLVTGLRRSEAGFPWVMRAVWGFAGCMIAANLVMVYALVSHDFSVKYVAQVGSRDTPLLYTVVSLWSALEGSILFWGFIMGAYVAAFAWLHRREHARYMSLALGTMLAVGVFFTFLIAGPANPWGAVSPVPPDGPGPNPLLQNHILMVIHPPFLYLGYVGMTVPFGVAVAGLLRGEIGEAWMAPLRRWTLVAWLFLSIGIILGAWWAYAVLGWGGYWAWDPVENASFLPWLTATAFMHSTMVQERKRMLKLWTLSLALASFVLTILGTFMTRSGIFNSVHSFTQSDIGPTFLVFLGVLLVVCIGLLAVRGPLLVPEGRMSSLVSREASILVNNLVFVAITFTVLLGTLYPLVSEAVRGVRVSVGEPYFNKMAVPGGIAVLFLMGVGPVLPWGTPDKATLRRQFIIPAVVGLIVTAVCFAVGLRGVYPLLTFGLAGFVTVVTLRELVAPVRVRMSERKEGLFTALVTSATKAQRRFGGYVVHLGIVLIIVAVAASSAYVKHTSGTLKKGQTMQLDGYQMKYLGLMSGEEPHRTFVAARVEVTTPGGKVTEMKPRLNYYERSTDPIGTPAVRETAGEDFYLSLMAFSEQAGNASFNVWVFPMVGWIWWSIPFLVLGTLIAIWPRRRAAVALSSAEVGASIAGGDAERGAA; via the coding sequence GTGAACGGCTCGCTCGGATATGGACTGGTGCTCGGAGGGCTCGCGTTCGCGACCTTCGGCGCGCTGGTCGGCCTGGTCACCGGCCTGCGCCGCAGCGAGGCGGGCTTCCCGTGGGTGATGCGCGCGGTGTGGGGCTTCGCCGGCTGCATGATCGCCGCGAACCTGGTGATGGTGTACGCGCTCGTCTCGCACGACTTCAGCGTGAAGTACGTGGCGCAGGTGGGCAGCCGGGACACGCCGCTGCTCTACACGGTGGTGTCGCTGTGGAGCGCGCTGGAGGGGTCCATCCTCTTCTGGGGCTTCATCATGGGCGCGTACGTCGCGGCGTTCGCGTGGCTGCACCGCCGCGAGCACGCGCGCTACATGTCGCTGGCGCTGGGCACCATGCTGGCGGTGGGCGTGTTCTTCACGTTCCTCATCGCGGGCCCCGCCAACCCCTGGGGCGCCGTGTCGCCGGTGCCGCCGGACGGCCCGGGTCCCAATCCCCTGCTGCAGAACCACATCCTGATGGTCATCCACCCGCCCTTCCTCTACCTGGGCTACGTGGGCATGACGGTGCCGTTCGGCGTGGCGGTGGCGGGCCTCTTGCGCGGTGAGATTGGCGAGGCGTGGATGGCGCCCCTGCGGCGCTGGACGCTGGTCGCCTGGTTGTTCCTGTCCATCGGCATCATCCTCGGCGCGTGGTGGGCCTACGCCGTGCTCGGCTGGGGCGGCTACTGGGCGTGGGACCCGGTGGAGAACGCTAGCTTCCTGCCGTGGCTGACGGCCACCGCGTTCATGCACTCGACGATGGTGCAGGAGCGCAAGCGGATGCTGAAGCTGTGGACGCTGTCGCTCGCGCTGGCGTCCTTCGTGTTGACCATCCTGGGCACGTTCATGACGCGCTCGGGCATCTTCAACTCGGTGCACTCCTTCACCCAGTCGGACATCGGCCCCACGTTCCTGGTGTTCCTGGGCGTGCTGTTGGTGGTGTGCATCGGCCTGCTGGCGGTGCGCGGACCGCTGCTCGTGCCCGAGGGCCGGATGAGCTCGCTGGTGTCGCGCGAGGCGAGCATCCTGGTCAACAACCTGGTGTTCGTGGCGATCACCTTCACGGTGCTGCTGGGCACGCTCTATCCGCTGGTGTCCGAGGCGGTGCGCGGCGTGCGCGTCAGCGTGGGTGAGCCGTACTTCAACAAGATGGCGGTGCCGGGCGGCATCGCGGTGCTGTTCCTGATGGGCGTGGGCCCGGTGCTGCCGTGGGGCACGCCGGACAAGGCCACGCTGCGCCGGCAGTTCATCATCCCCGCGGTGGTGGGGCTCATCGTGACCGCGGTGTGCTTCGCGGTGGGGCTGCGCGGCGTCTACCCGCTGCTCACCTTCGGGCTCGCCGGCTTCGTCACCGTCGTCACGCTGCGGGAGCTGGTGGCGCCGGTGCGCGTTCGCATGTCGGAGCGCAAGGAAGGGCTGTTCACCGCGCTCGTCACCAGCGCCACCAAGGCGCAGCGCCGCTTCGGCGGCTACGTGGTGCACCTGGGCATCGTCCTCATCATCGTCGCGGTGGCCGCGTCGTCCGCGTACGTGAAGCACACGTCCGGCACGCTGAAGAAGGGCCAGACGATGCAGCTGGACGGCTACCAGATGAAGTACCTGGGGCTGATGAGCGGCGAGGAGCCGCACCGCACCTTCGTGGCCGCGCGCGTGGAGGTGACGACGCCGGGCGGCAAGGTCACGGAGATGAAGCCCCGGCTCAACTACTACGAGCGGAGCACGGACCCCATCGGCACGCCCGCGGTGCGCGAGACGGCGGGCGAGGACTTCTACCTCTCGCTCATGGCCTTCTCCGAGCAGGCCGGCAACGCCAGCTTCAACGTCTGGGTCTTCCCGATGGTGGGGTGGATCTGGTGGAGCATCCCGTTCCTGGTGCTGGGCACGCTCATCGCCATCTGGCCGCGTCGCAGGGCGGCGGTGGCGCTGTCGAGCGCGGAGGTCGGCGCGAGCATCGCCGGGGGTGACGCGGAACGGGGGGCGGCATGA
- a CDS encoding GNAT family N-acetyltransferase, producing the protein MIREDELRQGPKAARRLDVSAVGSLSALAGMRAEWDALLDASDAGPFNAWEWLYPWCRRIAPERRPLVLTARDAAGMLVGLLPLGLETRRVAGVPVRRLGFLGETHVGSDYLDVVARRGLERDVAESFARMLVALREEWDVLDLTDLREDSVTVDVLREVFQGHDVRLSERYVCPYDVLDPREPFDAFLKRTGRRDNYLRRRKWLEKQEGYRIERTEAPGELAGPMTDFFRLHSARWAEDGGSQGIKGSGVEAFHRDATQWLAERGRLWLYTMKVGGKAVASVYGIVHGNRFVYFQSGYDPAWRNRSVGLVLVGESFKDALAAGLTEYDFLRGTETYKSDWVSKQRRTVSVRVHSGTKAGPWYSRAEELARKGRNAAKQVLPGTWVEKVRRLRRRRAAVH; encoded by the coding sequence GTGATTCGCGAGGACGAGCTGAGGCAGGGGCCCAAGGCCGCGCGGCGGCTGGACGTGAGCGCCGTGGGCAGTCTGTCCGCGCTGGCGGGGATGAGGGCCGAGTGGGACGCGCTGCTGGATGCCAGCGACGCGGGCCCCTTCAATGCGTGGGAGTGGCTGTACCCGTGGTGTCGGCGCATCGCGCCGGAGCGGCGCCCGTTGGTGCTCACCGCGCGCGACGCGGCGGGCATGCTGGTGGGGCTGCTGCCGCTGGGGCTGGAGACGCGCCGCGTGGCGGGGGTGCCGGTGCGTCGCCTGGGCTTCCTGGGCGAGACGCACGTGGGCAGCGACTACCTGGACGTGGTGGCGCGGCGCGGGCTGGAGCGCGACGTGGCGGAGTCCTTCGCGCGGATGCTGGTGGCGCTGCGCGAGGAGTGGGACGTGTTGGACCTGACGGACCTGCGGGAGGACTCCGTCACGGTGGACGTGCTGCGCGAGGTGTTCCAGGGACACGACGTGCGGCTGTCGGAGCGGTACGTGTGTCCCTACGACGTGTTGGACCCGCGCGAGCCGTTCGACGCGTTCCTCAAGCGCACGGGCCGACGCGACAACTACCTGCGCCGGCGCAAGTGGCTGGAGAAGCAGGAGGGCTACCGCATCGAGCGCACGGAGGCCCCGGGCGAGCTGGCCGGGCCGATGACGGACTTCTTCCGGCTGCACTCGGCCCGGTGGGCCGAGGACGGCGGCTCCCAGGGCATCAAGGGCTCGGGCGTGGAGGCCTTCCACCGTGACGCCACGCAGTGGCTGGCGGAGCGCGGCCGGCTGTGGCTGTACACGATGAAGGTGGGCGGCAAGGCGGTGGCCTCCGTGTACGGCATCGTCCACGGCAATCGCTTCGTGTACTTCCAGTCCGGGTACGATCCGGCGTGGCGCAACCGCAGCGTGGGCCTGGTGCTGGTGGGGGAGAGCTTCAAGGACGCGCTGGCGGCGGGGCTCACCGAGTACGACTTCCTGCGCGGCACGGAGACGTACAAGTCCGACTGGGTGTCGAAGCAGCGGCGCACGGTGTCGGTGCGCGTGCACTCGGGCACGAAGGCGGGGCCGTGGTACTCGCGCGCGGAGGAGCTGGCGCGCAAGGGCCGCAACGCCGCCAAGCAGGTGCTGCCGGGCACGTGGGTGGAGAAGGTCCGCCGGCTGCGTCGGCGCCGCGCGGCGGTGCACTGA
- a CDS encoding cytochrome c-type biogenesis protein, with protein sequence MTAALLSLTLAFGLVTGQFAPQQAGSEPLAPALEERVQKLGKTLRCAVCQGLSISDSPSSMARAQLDMVRELVSEGKSDQEVVEFFVSRYGEWVLLEPKAEGFNWFVWLGPVALLIVGGFVIWRQLQQGPALEPTAQATSPSAPAAPGGTPSAADDADPYLQAVRRELER encoded by the coding sequence ATGACCGCCGCCCTGCTGTCCCTGACCCTCGCCTTCGGCCTCGTCACCGGCCAGTTCGCGCCCCAGCAGGCCGGGAGTGAACCTCTCGCCCCCGCCTTGGAGGAGCGCGTCCAGAAGCTCGGCAAGACGCTGCGCTGCGCGGTCTGCCAGGGCCTCTCCATCTCCGACAGCCCGTCCTCCATGGCCCGCGCCCAGCTGGACATGGTCCGCGAGCTCGTCTCCGAGGGGAAGAGCGACCAGGAGGTGGTCGAGTTCTTCGTGTCCCGCTACGGCGAGTGGGTCCTCCTGGAGCCCAAGGCCGAGGGCTTCAACTGGTTCGTCTGGCTGGGCCCCGTCGCGCTGCTCATCGTGGGCGGCTTCGTCATCTGGAGACAGCTCCAGCAGGGCCCCGCCCTGGAGCCCACCGCCCAGGCCACCTCGCCTTCCGCCCCCGCCGCCCCGGGTGGCACCCCTTCCGCGGCGGATGACGCCGACCCCTACCTCCAGGCCGTGCGCCGGGAGCTGGAGCGCTAA